The following proteins are encoded in a genomic region of Terriglobia bacterium:
- a CDS encoding polysaccharide deacetylase family protein: MRTKSVLSAVAEFSYQTGLANVFRWVGNFLQLRRDSAARVTFPYVEKRQARNFQIFTYHRLSAHPDPFFPGLPITVFEQQIRYLTRYHRVVELGQLLRDIERGEPIPRNAVALTFDDGYRDNYELAFPILQEYGAPATIFLTTGFLDRHDVLWNDKICFAFKHTSKSGIAFDTGGRTYYPLKTVEDRLRAAQEILWFMRHIPHYEKVERIDQLLSNLGISDFRYLWDTMLSWEHVLSMHRQGIAFGAHTVSHPILSRLALAQAQEEIMGSKTTIELQLGCPVELFAYPAGASQDYTEDLKRLLVDAGFKAAVTTNFGTNTARTDRFELRRNWMLDDPHLSGFAARILWYKFSS; the protein is encoded by the coding sequence ATGAGGACAAAGAGTGTTCTCTCTGCAGTGGCTGAGTTTTCGTATCAGACGGGATTGGCGAACGTCTTTCGCTGGGTCGGCAATTTCTTGCAACTGAGGCGCGATAGTGCAGCAAGAGTTACCTTCCCATACGTCGAAAAGAGACAAGCTCGAAACTTCCAGATTTTCACCTACCACCGCTTGTCAGCGCACCCTGACCCTTTCTTTCCGGGTCTTCCGATCACTGTCTTCGAGCAGCAGATACGCTATCTAACGCGCTATCACCGCGTGGTTGAATTGGGGCAACTCCTTCGAGATATCGAGAGAGGAGAGCCGATCCCTAGAAATGCAGTGGCCCTGACCTTCGACGATGGCTATCGTGACAACTACGAGCTAGCCTTCCCCATCCTTCAAGAGTACGGCGCCCCAGCCACGATTTTCCTCACGACCGGCTTTTTGGATCGCCACGACGTTCTGTGGAATGACAAAATCTGCTTCGCGTTCAAGCATACATCGAAATCCGGCATTGCATTCGATACCGGTGGCCGCACCTATTACCCGCTGAAGACTGTTGAGGACCGGCTTCGAGCAGCTCAGGAGATATTGTGGTTTATGCGCCACATACCTCATTATGAAAAGGTCGAACGGATCGATCAGCTCCTTTCAAATCTCGGCATCAGCGATTTCCGATACCTTTGGGACACGATGTTGAGCTGGGAGCACGTCCTGAGCATGCACCGCCAGGGGATCGCATTTGGCGCCCATACTGTATCGCATCCAATTCTTTCCCGCCTTGCGCTCGCACAGGCTCAGGAAGAGATCATGGGCTCCAAGACAACCATTGAACTCCAGTTGGGTTGCCCCGTCGAACTGTTTGCCTATCCGGCGGGAGCCTCTCAGGACTATACGGAGGACCTCAAGAGGCTTCTCGTTGACGCAGGATTCAAGGCCGCGGTCACAACAAACTTCGGCACTAACACAGCACGGACAGATCGTTTCGAACTGCGCCGCAACTGGATGCTCGACGATCCCCACCTGTCTGGGTTCGCGGCCAGGATCCTCTGGTACAAGTTCTCATCATGA
- a CDS encoding putative O-glycosylation ligase, exosortase A system-associated, which produces MRDYLVIAFVLACLPVGLYSPYFGLLFYSWISYFYPQWLAWSFARTFPIAYAAGLSLLAGFILNRLPGELSLLRRRENAVQIALLAMFTLSSYFSLYPAMAWDKWEGMVKVILIAMLTSVLITDRARLRTFLLVVALSLGFYGFKGGLFGLSNSGQNIVWGPGSSIIGANNAIGLALNMCLPMLWYLSKGEKRKWLKLGLRLTFLLSIPAIMFTYSRGSTLALGIILLLLILKSRKRFLVLPLAVALGIAAFPYLPQRWLTRQQSTVNYEDDESAVARLMEWKFCWRVATDRPLTGGGFSLYTNATYRKYYPEFLEVYGKRFSSHSIYFGILAEHGFIALALFLMMMAFSFHSLLVISRRVRGQPQLQWLKNYSDMIQLSLIAFLINGAFVDMQYFDLVYQLPAVVASMRFLTRKALEGEAVESAGFVPEVRPALVS; this is translated from the coding sequence ATGCGCGACTATCTCGTAATTGCCTTCGTTCTTGCCTGCCTGCCTGTAGGTCTGTACAGCCCCTACTTCGGCCTCCTTTTCTATTCGTGGATCAGCTATTTTTATCCGCAATGGCTCGCATGGTCATTTGCCCGGACATTTCCGATCGCGTATGCGGCAGGCTTGAGTCTGCTGGCAGGCTTCATTCTCAACCGCCTGCCAGGGGAGTTAAGCCTGTTGCGCAGGCGGGAAAATGCCGTGCAGATTGCACTTCTTGCCATGTTCACTCTTTCCAGCTATTTTTCTCTGTACCCGGCAATGGCATGGGACAAGTGGGAGGGTATGGTCAAGGTCATCCTCATCGCAATGCTGACCTCTGTACTGATCACCGATCGTGCGAGGCTTCGGACCTTTCTGTTGGTCGTCGCCTTGTCCCTTGGATTCTATGGATTCAAGGGCGGGCTTTTCGGGCTCAGCAATTCGGGTCAGAACATTGTCTGGGGGCCGGGAAGTTCTATCATAGGAGCAAACAACGCTATCGGCCTCGCACTCAACATGTGCCTCCCGATGCTCTGGTATCTCTCGAAAGGCGAAAAACGGAAGTGGCTGAAGCTGGGCCTGCGCCTTACCTTTTTGCTTTCCATACCTGCCATCATGTTCACGTATTCCCGCGGGAGCACGCTGGCCCTTGGTATAATTCTCCTGCTTCTGATCCTGAAAAGCAGGAAGAGGTTCCTCGTATTGCCTCTGGCGGTTGCCCTGGGCATCGCCGCATTCCCGTATCTTCCCCAGAGATGGTTGACTCGCCAGCAATCCACGGTCAATTACGAAGACGATGAGTCGGCCGTCGCCCGTTTGATGGAATGGAAATTCTGCTGGCGCGTTGCGACCGACAGACCTCTAACCGGAGGGGGATTCAGTCTATACACCAACGCAACATACCGGAAATATTACCCCGAATTTCTGGAAGTATATGGGAAGCGCTTTTCCTCTCATAGCATCTACTTCGGCATTCTGGCGGAGCACGGGTTCATCGCGTTGGCGCTTTTTCTTATGATGATGGCTTTCTCCTTCCACAGTTTGTTAGTGATTTCGCGCCGAGTCAGGGGTCAACCACAATTGCAATGGTTGAAAAATTACAGCGACATGATCCAGCTCAGCCTGATCGCCTTTCTGATCAACGGGGCTTTTGTGGATATGCAATATTTTGACCTGGTTTATCAACTGCCGGCGGTGGTCGCGAGCATGCGCTTTCTTACGCGGAAAGCCCTGGAAGGGGAAGCTGTGGAATCGGCCGGCTTTGTTCCCGAGGTACGACCGGCCCTTGTGTCCTGA
- a CDS encoding GNAT family N-acetyltransferase, translating into MSLEIRAADYDADRLAIIDLVVRNLAPSYDEATFEWLYLSHPAGVARAWLAFDTVARQCIGLAAAFPRQLHVSGRLHRCWVLGDFCIDAGYRSLGPAMMLQRRCLEEARQCVALSYDFPSQEMLAVYKRMNVQESGRFCRFAKLLSVEGIVARVLPAPAIGRSLSALGNALLSLGATLSRPGRGCEVVAFESRFGEEFTILDHEMHDRFKICGSRSAAELNWRYREHPRKHYEVLVASRGARVLSYLVFRCEGNHAVLEDIFGDPDEGSLRLLLTRLSDGLRRRGIQSIHAYALETGTLSSILGKVGFRRRESVPVVIIAGSRSGICSSAPDARNWFLTPGDRDS; encoded by the coding sequence GTGAGCCTCGAGATCCGCGCTGCGGACTATGATGCAGACCGTCTCGCAATTATCGACCTAGTTGTCAGGAACCTGGCCCCAAGCTACGATGAAGCAACGTTCGAGTGGCTTTACCTGAGCCATCCCGCCGGAGTAGCGCGTGCATGGCTGGCATTCGATACCGTCGCGAGACAATGCATCGGCTTGGCCGCAGCATTTCCCCGTCAGCTCCATGTGTCTGGACGGCTTCATCGCTGCTGGGTCCTGGGAGACTTCTGTATTGACGCCGGATACCGGAGCCTGGGGCCCGCAATGATGCTCCAGCGCAGGTGTCTCGAAGAAGCGCGGCAGTGCGTGGCTCTTTCGTATGACTTCCCCAGCCAGGAAATGCTTGCTGTATACAAGAGAATGAATGTCCAGGAGTCCGGCCGCTTCTGTCGCTTCGCAAAACTCCTCAGTGTGGAGGGCATAGTCGCTCGCGTGTTGCCCGCACCGGCTATTGGTCGCAGCTTAAGCGCCTTGGGCAATGCATTGCTGTCGTTGGGTGCCACTCTCAGCAGGCCTGGTCGAGGATGCGAGGTCGTGGCGTTTGAGAGCCGCTTTGGGGAGGAATTCACCATCTTGGATCACGAGATGCACGACCGGTTCAAAATCTGCGGCTCGCGCTCCGCGGCGGAACTAAACTGGCGCTACCGGGAACATCCACGAAAACACTACGAAGTCCTGGTTGCCTCAAGAGGGGCACGCGTTCTCTCCTATCTTGTATTCAGATGTGAAGGAAATCATGCGGTGCTCGAGGACATCTTTGGTGATCCTGATGAAGGTAGTCTCCGGTTGCTTCTGACCAGGCTCTCCGATGGCTTGCGACGCCGTGGCATCCAGAGCATTCATGCTTATGCCCTCGAGACAGGCACGCTCTCTTCAATCCTCGGCAAAGTCGGTTTCCGACGGCGCGAAAGCGTACCGGTGGTCATCATTGCCGGAAGCAGGAGTGGGATTTGCAGCAGCGCCCCCGATGCCCGGAACTGGTTCCTGACCCCCGGCGACCGGGATAGTTGA
- a CDS encoding acyl carrier protein encodes MTTDDYRNAIRSFILSHFPLARQRSILDDDPLLDSGIVDSLGVLELVGYLESKFGLTITDEELLPGNFQSISSLARFVVQKKDGAATLNLKE; translated from the coding sequence ATGACCACAGACGATTACAGAAATGCGATCCGTTCGTTCATCCTGTCGCACTTTCCTTTGGCCCGCCAGAGATCCATACTCGATGATGATCCACTTCTCGACAGCGGTATCGTGGATTCCCTGGGGGTCCTGGAGCTAGTCGGATATCTGGAAAGCAAGTTCGGCCTTACCATTACTGACGAAGAACTCCTGCCCGGCAACTTCCAATCGATATCGTCACTGGCAAGGTTCGTCGTTCAAAAGAAGGACGGTGCTGCCACCTTGAACCTGAAGGAGTAG
- a CDS encoding acyl-CoA ligase (AMP-forming), exosortase A system-associated, whose product MLKTSARRFPEKEALVHGDQRLTYLEASKKVARLAHGLREIGTRRGDRVGVYLEASVPQALAILGIWEAGGVLVPVNSVLFPDQLAHIANDCRMKGLITTGAKLSGISRVLASIPSLEFAVLVDSSGESGQLLPVHSFDRLCSAQPPEHGTEASIEKDLAAILYTSGSTGKPKGVMLTHAQIMAGASIVSTYLEISDSDRILAVLPFSFDAGLNQLTTAIQQGATLVLMNFLFAKEIVQVLLKERVTGLAGVPTLWSLIAQPSSALHKHQFPCLRYITNTGGAMPQNVLAVLRKALPTTRIFLMYGLTEAFRSTYLPPEELDRRPTSIGKAIPNTEILVVNEQGQPCKPGEVGELVHRGPTVSLGYWGHPELTDRVLRTHPLLPPELREGEKVCYSGDLVKQDEDGFIYFVGRRDTMIKSSGFRISPTEVEEVLFQSGLVRGAAVIGLPDEVLGQHIKAFVVAKEGSMVDVDALLTFCAERMPRHMIPKVVECLEELPKTTSGKVDYPALRKREGLL is encoded by the coding sequence ATGTTGAAAACAAGTGCCCGGCGGTTTCCCGAAAAGGAGGCGCTGGTACACGGCGATCAGCGACTCACATATCTCGAGGCTTCGAAGAAAGTCGCGAGGCTGGCGCACGGTCTCCGCGAGATCGGAACCCGCAGGGGGGATCGGGTCGGCGTGTATCTGGAGGCGTCGGTGCCGCAAGCGCTTGCCATCTTGGGCATATGGGAGGCGGGCGGAGTCTTGGTGCCCGTCAACTCAGTCCTCTTTCCCGATCAGTTGGCTCACATCGCCAACGATTGCCGGATGAAGGGATTGATAACAACCGGCGCCAAACTCTCGGGCATCTCACGCGTGCTGGCAAGCATTCCGTCGCTTGAGTTCGCTGTCCTCGTTGATTCGTCCGGCGAATCCGGTCAGCTGCTGCCCGTTCATTCCTTCGACCGGCTGTGTTCGGCCCAGCCCCCGGAGCACGGAACTGAGGCGAGTATCGAGAAGGACCTGGCCGCCATTCTCTATACCTCGGGCTCGACCGGCAAACCCAAAGGGGTAATGCTGACGCACGCCCAGATCATGGCAGGGGCGTCCATCGTTTCTACGTATCTGGAGATCAGTGATTCAGACCGAATTCTTGCAGTCCTACCTTTCAGCTTCGACGCGGGCCTGAATCAGCTCACCACCGCGATTCAACAAGGCGCGACCCTGGTACTGATGAACTTTTTATTTGCCAAAGAGATAGTGCAGGTGCTCCTCAAGGAGCGCGTCACCGGGCTGGCAGGTGTTCCGACGCTCTGGAGCCTGATCGCCCAACCCAGCTCCGCTCTGCATAAGCATCAGTTCCCCTGTCTGCGCTATATTACGAATACCGGTGGCGCCATGCCGCAGAATGTGCTGGCGGTGCTCCGCAAGGCACTTCCTACAACGAGAATCTTCCTGATGTACGGTTTGACTGAAGCCTTCCGCTCGACCTATCTGCCGCCTGAGGAACTTGATCGGCGCCCGACGTCGATTGGCAAGGCAATACCGAATACCGAGATTCTTGTAGTGAACGAACAGGGCCAGCCGTGCAAACCTGGCGAGGTCGGCGAGCTGGTGCATCGGGGACCGACCGTATCCCTTGGTTATTGGGGTCATCCGGAGCTTACGGATCGAGTGCTGAGGACACATCCACTTCTGCCACCCGAGCTGCGCGAAGGTGAAAAAGTCTGTTATTCGGGAGACCTGGTAAAACAGGACGAGGACGGGTTCATTTACTTCGTAGGTCGGCGCGACACCATGATCAAGTCCTCCGGCTTTCGCATCAGCCCTACCGAGGTGGAGGAAGTCTTATTCCAGAGCGGTCTGGTGCGCGGAGCGGCGGTGATCGGCTTGCCGGATGAAGTCCTGGGCCAGCACATCAAGGCCTTCGTGGTTGCGAAAGAAGGATCGATGGTGGATGTGGATGCACTGCTCACTTTCTGCGCCGAGCGCATGCCCCGCCACATGATTCCTAAGGTAGTGGAATGCCTGGAGGAGCTGCCGAAGACAACCAGCGGCAAGGTCGATTATCCGGCCTTGCGAAAGCGGGAAGGGCTTCTTTAA